In Candidatus Bathyarchaeota archaeon, the sequence CCGTTAACTGAGCGGATGACTGGGACGGGCTTGCAGCTGTTGTCAATCTGCAGCTTCCATGAGGTGACGCGTTCGCAGGTTGCGCCGCCGATTTTAACGTAGCTCTCGCTTCCTGAGATGGCGCCTGCGTACTCGGTGTATGTGGCTCCTGTGATTTTTGCTGTGGTGACTTCGAGGTCTTGGGCTGGGAACTCGGCGTCACATTCGATGATGCCGTCGATGTCGCAGGTTAGGACTGCCTTGTTGAAGCGTGCGCCCTTGTAGAGCAGGCTGATGATGTCTGTGGCGGAGATGAAGATGTCTTTGTAGTAGAGCACCTGCAATGAAAGGCTGGTGTTGAGTTCTTGCTTGACGTACTGGAGCAGGTTGATGGGCGCGTCGGAAGGCAAAGGATACTTCACTCGCAAAACGGGCTGCCGCAACCCCCGCTTAAGCGCGGCTATGTCCACTGAGCCTGTGCCTGCTACGCGGATGTTGTTCGGGTTTATGTCGGGCTCCACTAAACTGCACGAATGCCCAAGCATCGCTGGGCTAGTTGGCACTACGCCGAAGGTGCCTTCGGTCACGTAGTAGAACTTTTCTTGGTCGCTATGATAGGTGTCAACCATATTTTTTCACCTGTGACTATGAAATGGCTATGGACTCAAACAGCCACGCCACAATACCGATTTCTTCCTTGTAGAGGAACGGCTTAACATCCACCACATCAACGTCGCGCCAACTCTGGATGTCGCAGAACGTTACGCCATGCACGTCAACGGTGGCTTGGACGAAATCGCAGTGCAGAACGACAGGCGAAACCCCGTCGGAGGGGTTAGTGGTTCGTGCCATGAGGTAGAGGTAGCCGTCGTCGTTGACGTAGTTCGTGAGATTTGACGTTAAAGTGACGGTTATGGTCTGGTCTGTTTCTGCAGTGCCAACTTGAGCGTCACCCCAAGAACCTGCGGCTTGATTCCACACTTTCAGAGTCACGCCATAGCCAGCAGGCGACGCCCCAAAGCCTTCAAGCACCAAGGCAAGGCTCTTTAGACACTGCTTTCTCGGTTCATTTCGGCATTCTCCAGCTTTGGCGCCTATTTTGAGGCGGAAAAGCATAAACGCAAACTCGCCGTTGCCACTTGCGGTTTTTGTGTGTCTTTGGTCGTCGCTTCCCCAAAGAGTCACATACTCAGAATTGGACAGTTCCGTCCAAAGAGGGCTTGACGGCTCAGGTTCG encodes:
- a CDS encoding phage tail tube protein; translation: MVDTYHSDQEKFYYVTEGTFGVVPTSPAMLGHSCSLVEPDINPNNIRVAGTGSVDIAALKRGLRQPVLRVKYPLPSDAPINLLQYVKQELNTSLSLQVLYYKDIFISATDIISLLYKGARFNKAVLTCDIDGIIECDAEFPAQDLEVTTAKITGATYTEYAGAISGSESYVKIGGATCERVTSWKLQIDNSCKPVPVIRSVNGHIAKYLPWGKRLLTGELTFEFESKQEADDILADTEQSSLEFGLGGANKVTVEHTKWDDFSLSGKAEDLIYAKASFTARGPLTIS